From a single Cyclobacterium marinum DSM 745 genomic region:
- a CDS encoding glycosyltransferase family 2 protein: MEKALVSIVIPCYNQGKYLEETVQSVLASTYKPLEIIIVNDGSKDESLTIAQRLAEKHSEIKVMDLENGGVAKARNTGIRAAKGTYILPLDGDDLISPEYLEKGVETLRCNSNVKVVYCQAVKFNESGQKPWNLKPFSRNQLARDNMIFVAALFRKSDFLDIGGFSEDMSMGREDWEFWIKMLKNGGDVIQLPFIGFYYRLTPTSKRKKTGTNQKKRERIAYLNAHHMPFFEQELNGPLRFQRTWSKPYNTLLKWLGKL; the protein is encoded by the coding sequence ATGGAAAAAGCACTGGTATCCATTGTGATTCCCTGTTATAATCAGGGCAAATATCTCGAAGAAACGGTTCAATCTGTTTTAGCTTCCACCTATAAGCCTTTAGAAATTATTATTGTGAACGATGGTTCTAAAGACGAGTCCTTGACCATTGCCCAGCGACTGGCAGAGAAACACAGCGAAATAAAGGTGATGGATCTGGAAAATGGGGGAGTTGCCAAGGCCAGGAATACAGGAATAAGGGCTGCTAAAGGAACTTATATCCTCCCCTTAGATGGAGATGATCTTATTTCACCAGAATACTTGGAAAAAGGGGTAGAAACATTGCGTTGCAATTCCAATGTTAAGGTTGTTTATTGCCAAGCTGTCAAATTCAATGAAAGCGGCCAAAAACCCTGGAATTTAAAACCCTTTAGTCGTAATCAACTAGCTAGGGACAATATGATCTTTGTCGCTGCATTATTTCGGAAGTCAGACTTTCTTGATATAGGCGGTTTTTCTGAGGACATGAGCATGGGGCGGGAAGATTGGGAATTCTGGATCAAAATGCTAAAAAATGGAGGAGACGTCATCCAATTACCTTTTATAGGTTTCTATTATCGCTTAACACCCACTAGCAAACGGAAGAAAACAGGCACCAATCAAAAGAAAAGAGAAAGGATTGCGTACCTAAATGCCCATCATATGCCTTTCTTTGAACAAGAATTAAATGGCCCGCTTAGGTTTCAGCGCACCTGGTCAAAACCTTACAATACCCTTTTAAAATGGCTCGGGAAACTTTAG
- a CDS encoding DUF3244 domain-containing protein, with protein MKALATLFLVIGMSYSSFAWDKSLKEVSSVETQEQRFIIKLADSIGKVRISIYDKNNFIISRNFFTVDGPQNIPFNLSSVPEGQYRVKLETKEEAQSFEINSFKKVEKKLLAYAKPIDDNSFNLKVLGLTDSGTEVTIYRTDHKVLLKDKIQEEGGFSKNYKLKFLKLHQVYLKVENEGKKKFLYFD; from the coding sequence ATGAAAGCATTAGCAACATTATTTCTCGTAATCGGAATGTCCTATTCAAGTTTTGCATGGGATAAAAGCCTAAAGGAAGTTTCCTCTGTAGAAACACAAGAACAAAGGTTTATCATTAAATTAGCTGACTCCATTGGAAAAGTCCGAATCAGCATATATGATAAGAATAATTTCATAATAAGCAGGAATTTTTTCACAGTAGATGGCCCTCAAAACATTCCCTTCAATTTAAGTAGTGTTCCTGAAGGTCAATACAGAGTAAAGCTTGAAACCAAAGAAGAAGCACAAAGTTTTGAAATAAACAGCTTTAAAAAAGTAGAAAAGAAACTGTTGGCTTATGCCAAACCAATCGATGATAATAGCTTCAATCTTAAGGTACTTGGCTTAACAGATTCGGGCACCGAAGTCACCATTTATAGAACAGATCACAAGGTGCTTTTGAAAGACAAAATTCAAGAAGAAGGTGGCTTTTCGAAAAATTATAAACTTAAGTTTTTAAAACTTCACCAGGTATATTTAAAAGTAGAAAATGAAGGAAAAAAGAAATTCTTGTATTTCGATTGA
- a CDS encoding TlpA family protein disulfide reductase, with amino-acid sequence MFINIKVLLIIIGLSFSNPEPMLTLDYDDFKNKIEAKSDELRIYNFWATWCAPCIKEMPYFEATVNNMESTKLVFVSLDDDRKPERVEAFIKKLEIMSPVWLLSEKEQKNWKRQLEKDWSGAIPATLFVAADGTKHFHTGLLSEKKFKELIAAYR; translated from the coding sequence ATGTTTATAAATATTAAAGTATTGTTAATCATCATCGGTCTTAGCTTTAGTAATCCGGAGCCCATGCTTACGTTGGACTACGATGATTTTAAAAATAAAATTGAGGCAAAGTCAGACGAGTTAAGGATCTATAATTTTTGGGCTACATGGTGTGCTCCATGTATTAAAGAAATGCCTTATTTTGAAGCTACTGTAAATAATATGGAAAGCACCAAACTGGTATTTGTATCTTTAGACGACGACAGAAAGCCGGAGCGGGTCGAGGCCTTTATTAAAAAACTGGAGATAATGTCACCGGTATGGTTGCTCAGTGAAAAAGAACAAAAAAACTGGAAAAGGCAGTTGGAGAAAGATTGGTCTGGAGCCATTCCGGCCACTTTGTTCGTAGCGGCTGATGGCACCAAGCATTTTCATACAGGTCTTTTAAGTGAAAAGAAATTCAAGGAGCTCATTGCAGCCTATCGATAA
- a CDS encoding sugar phosphate isomerase/epimerase family protein — translation MKNLSLFLIIGIFASCPLIMTAKAQEIGLQLYSLRNQMKMDVEKNHELIQQWGIRYIEGGSTYGMSDKKYKALLAKYNLQMISVGGAYDELTNDPEAVIKRAKAFGSKYIVTFWIPHDGEFDFEKAKEATTVFNAFGKKAKEEGLTFCYHPHGYEFKTYGEGTVFDYMLDNATDFKFEMDVFWVKMGGGDPLAILKAHPNKFPLLHLKDRKKGTPGSSDGTGDVESNVVLGKGDIDIKNIILQAKKGGTQFFIIEDESSKSVAQIPQSVYYINQTLNN, via the coding sequence ATGAAAAACCTATCCTTATTTTTGATTATTGGCATATTTGCCTCCTGTCCATTGATCATGACAGCTAAAGCTCAAGAGATTGGGCTACAACTTTATAGTTTAAGGAATCAGATGAAAATGGATGTTGAAAAGAATCATGAATTGATTCAGCAATGGGGCATCCGTTATATTGAGGGGGGAAGTACTTACGGAATGAGTGATAAAAAATACAAGGCCCTTCTGGCCAAGTATAACCTTCAGATGATAAGTGTGGGTGGAGCCTACGATGAGCTAACCAATGATCCTGAGGCGGTGATTAAAAGGGCCAAAGCATTTGGTTCAAAATACATTGTAACTTTTTGGATTCCACATGATGGAGAATTTGATTTTGAGAAGGCGAAAGAAGCCACTACCGTTTTTAATGCATTTGGCAAAAAGGCAAAAGAAGAAGGGCTAACATTTTGCTACCACCCACATGGCTATGAATTTAAGACGTATGGGGAGGGAACAGTTTTCGATTATATGTTAGACAATGCCACAGATTTTAAGTTTGAAATGGATGTGTTTTGGGTGAAAATGGGTGGAGGTGATCCTTTGGCTATTTTAAAAGCGCATCCTAATAAATTTCCATTGTTACATTTAAAAGATAGAAAGAAGGGTACCCCGGGAAGTAGCGATGGAACAGGAGATGTTGAATCCAATGTGGTGCTAGGAAAAGGTGATATTGACATTAAAAATATTATTTTGCAAGCGAAAAAAGGAGGCACACAATTTTTTATAATTGAGGACGAGTCATCCAAGTCAGTGGCTCAAATTCCTCAGTCCGTTTATTACATTAATCAGACCCTAAACAATTGA